Proteins encoded within one genomic window of Thermus albus:
- the nuoF gene encoding NADH-quinone oxidoreductase subunit NuoF, with amino-acid sequence MTGPIVSGRDPRFEPTLYAHVGREGSWTLDYYLKHGGYETAKRVLKEKTPEDVIEEVKRSGLRGRGGAGFPTGVKWSFMPKDGRQHYLICNADESEPGSFKDRYIMEDVPHLLLEGMILAGYAIRATVGYIYVRGEYRKAADRLEAAIREARARGYLGENLFGTGFSFNVHVHRGAGAYICGEETALMNSLEGLRANPRLKPPFPAQSGLWGKPTTINNVETLAAVVPILERGADWFASMGTEGSKGVKLYQISGPVRRPGVYELPMGTTLRELIYDWAGGPLEPIQALIPGGSSTPPLPFTEEILDTPMSYEHLQAKGSMLGTGGVILIPERVSMVDAMWNVTRFYAHESCGKCTPCREGVAGFMVNLFAKIGSGEGEEKDVENLEALLPLIEGRSFCPLADAAVWPVKGSLKHFKDQYLALVREKRPVPRVNLWR; translated from the coding sequence ATGACCGGGCCCATCGTTTCCGGACGCGACCCCCGCTTTGAACCAACCCTCTACGCCCACGTGGGCCGGGAGGGAAGCTGGACCCTGGACTACTACCTGAAGCACGGGGGGTACGAAACCGCCAAGCGGGTGCTTAAGGAGAAGACACCCGAGGACGTCATTGAGGAGGTGAAGCGCTCGGGCCTCCGGGGCCGGGGCGGGGCAGGCTTCCCCACGGGGGTGAAGTGGAGCTTCATGCCCAAGGATGGGAGGCAGCATTACCTGATCTGCAACGCCGACGAGTCCGAGCCGGGAAGCTTTAAGGACCGGTACATCATGGAGGATGTCCCCCACCTGCTCCTCGAGGGCATGATCCTGGCCGGCTACGCCATCCGGGCCACGGTGGGGTACATCTACGTGCGGGGGGAGTACCGCAAGGCGGCAGACCGCCTGGAGGCCGCCATCCGGGAGGCCCGCGCCCGGGGCTACCTAGGGGAAAATCTCTTTGGGACTGGCTTCTCCTTCAACGTGCACGTACACCGGGGGGCTGGGGCCTACATCTGCGGGGAGGAAACCGCCCTCATGAACTCCCTGGAGGGCCTGAGGGCCAACCCCCGCCTTAAGCCCCCCTTCCCCGCCCAGTCGGGGCTTTGGGGCAAGCCCACCACCATCAACAACGTGGAAACCCTGGCCGCGGTGGTGCCCATCCTGGAGCGGGGCGCCGACTGGTTCGCCAGCATGGGCACGGAGGGGTCCAAGGGGGTGAAGCTCTACCAGATCTCCGGGCCCGTGAGGCGGCCTGGGGTGTACGAGCTTCCCATGGGAACCACCCTGCGGGAACTCATCTACGACTGGGCGGGAGGTCCTTTGGAGCCCATCCAGGCCCTCATCCCCGGGGGCTCCTCCACCCCGCCCTTGCCCTTTACCGAGGAGATCCTGGACACCCCCATGAGCTACGAGCACCTGCAGGCCAAGGGCTCCATGCTGGGCACCGGGGGCGTGATCCTCATACCGGAAAGGGTCAGCATGGTGGACGCCATGTGGAACGTGACCCGCTTTTACGCCCACGAGTCCTGCGGCAAGTGCACCCCCTGCCGGGAAGGGGTGGCGGGCTTCATGGTGAACCTCTTCGCCAAGATCGGCTCCGGGGAAGGAGAGGAAAAGGACGTGGAGAACCTGGAGGCCCTCCTGCCCCTCATTGAGGGCCGGAGCTTCTGCCCCTTGGCGGATGCGGCTGTATGGCCGGTAAAGGGCTCCTTGAAGCACTTCAAGGACCAGTACCTGGCCCTGGTGCGGGAAAAGCGGCCCGTGCCCAGGGTAAACCTCTGGAGGTGA
- the nuoE gene encoding NADH-quinone oxidoreductase subunit NuoE: protein MGFFDDKQDFLAETFAKYPPEGRRAAIMPLLRRVQQEEGWIRPERVEEIANLVGTTATEVLGVASFYSYYQFVPTGRYHLQVCATLSCKLAGADELWDYLTETLGIGPGEVTPDGLFSVQKVECLGSCHTAPVIQVNDEPYVECVTRARLKALLEGLKAGKRLEEIELPGQCGHHVHEVEV from the coding sequence ATGGGATTCTTTGACGACAAGCAGGATTTCCTAGCGGAAACCTTTGCCAAATACCCACCGGAAGGACGCCGCGCCGCCATCATGCCCCTCTTGAGGCGGGTGCAACAGGAGGAGGGTTGGATCCGCCCGGAGCGTGTAGAGGAGATCGCCAACCTGGTGGGCACCACGGCCACGGAGGTCCTGGGGGTGGCCAGCTTTTACTCCTACTACCAGTTCGTGCCCACGGGGCGCTACCACCTCCAGGTCTGCGCCACCTTGAGCTGCAAGCTGGCCGGGGCCGACGAGCTTTGGGACTACCTCACGGAAACCTTAGGCATCGGGCCAGGGGAGGTAACCCCGGATGGCCTTTTTAGCGTGCAGAAGGTGGAGTGCCTGGGAAGCTGCCACACGGCCCCGGTGATCCAGGTGAACGACGAGCCTTACGTGGAGTGCGTGACCCGGGCACGGCTTAAAGCTCTCCTGGAAGGCCTCAAGGCTGGCAAGCGCCTGGAGGAGATTGAGCTTCCTGGCCAGTGCGGGCACCACGTGCACGAGGTGGAGGTATGA
- the nuoD gene encoding NADH dehydrogenase (quinone) subunit D, which translates to MKDYLDLDVPIAEEPKELRTEVMTLNVGPQHPSTHGVLRVVVTLSGEEVLDLVPHIGYLHTGFEKNMENRTYTQVITYTPRMDYLHSFAHDLAYALAVEKLVGAVVPPRAETIRIILNELSRLASHLVFLGTGLLDLGALTPFFYAFRERETILDLFEWVTGQRFHHNYIRIGGVKEDLPEEFVPELRRLLQVLPHRIDEYEALFAESPIFYERARGVGVIPPEVAINLGLTGGSLRASGVNYDVRKAYPYAGYETYQFDVPLGEHGDVFDRMLIRIWEMRESVKIIQQALERLEPGPVQDPNPQITPPPRHLLETSMEAVIYHFKHYTEGFHPPKGEVYVPTESARGELGYYIVSDGGSMPYRVKVRAPSFVNLQSLPYACKGEQVPDMVAIIASLDPVMGDVDR; encoded by the coding sequence ATGAAGGACTACCTGGACCTGGACGTGCCCATAGCGGAGGAACCCAAAGAGCTTCGCACCGAGGTGATGACCCTCAACGTGGGCCCCCAGCACCCCTCCACCCACGGGGTCCTGCGGGTGGTGGTGACCCTCTCGGGGGAAGAGGTTCTGGACCTGGTTCCCCACATCGGTTACCTCCACACCGGGTTTGAGAAAAACATGGAGAACCGGACGTATACCCAGGTGATCACGTATACGCCCCGGATGGACTACCTCCACTCCTTCGCCCACGACCTGGCCTACGCCCTGGCGGTGGAGAAGCTGGTGGGGGCGGTGGTGCCCCCAAGGGCCGAAACCATCCGCATCATCCTGAACGAGCTCTCCCGCCTGGCCAGCCACCTGGTCTTCCTGGGGACGGGCCTGCTGGACCTCGGAGCCCTTACCCCCTTCTTCTACGCCTTCCGCGAGCGGGAAACCATCCTGGACCTCTTTGAGTGGGTCACGGGCCAGCGCTTCCACCACAACTACATCCGCATTGGCGGGGTCAAGGAGGACCTGCCCGAGGAGTTCGTGCCCGAACTCAGGAGGCTTTTGCAGGTTCTGCCCCACCGCATAGACGAGTACGAGGCCCTTTTCGCAGAAAGCCCCATCTTCTACGAACGGGCCCGGGGGGTGGGGGTGATTCCCCCCGAGGTGGCCATCAACCTGGGCCTCACCGGGGGCTCCCTAAGGGCCAGCGGGGTCAACTACGATGTGCGCAAGGCCTATCCCTATGCGGGCTACGAAACCTACCAGTTTGACGTACCCCTGGGGGAACACGGGGACGTCTTTGACCGCATGCTGATCCGCATTTGGGAGATGCGGGAGTCGGTGAAGATCATCCAGCAAGCCCTGGAGAGGCTGGAGCCGGGGCCGGTGCAGGACCCGAATCCCCAGATCACCCCGCCCCCCAGGCACCTTTTGGAAACCTCCATGGAGGCGGTCATCTACCACTTCAAGCACTACACCGAGGGCTTCCACCCCCCCAAGGGGGAGGTGTACGTGCCCACGGAGTCCGCCCGGGGGGAGCTGGGATATTACATCGTTTCCGACGGAGGCAGCATGCCCTACCGGGTCAAGGTGCGGGCCCCCAGCTTCGTGAACCTGCAGAGCCTTCCCTATGCCTGCAAGGGGGAGCAGGTGCCCGACATGGTGGCCATCATTGCCAGCCTGGATCCCGTCATGGGCGACGTGGACCGATAG
- a CDS encoding NADH-quinone oxidoreductase subunit C translates to MRLDRVLEEARAKGYAIEDNGLGNLWVVVPRETFKEEMAHYKALGFNYLADIVGLDYLEYPDPRPERFAVVYELVSLPGWQDGDGSRFFARVYVPEKDPRLPTVTDLWGSAGFLEREVYDLFGIVFEGHPDLRKILTPEDLEGHPLRKDFPLGETPTLFRGGRFIVPSEFRAALTGKNPGLTMYRGGSRKGYRALWADLTKAKEAK, encoded by the coding sequence ATGAGGCTGGATAGGGTGCTGGAAGAAGCCCGGGCCAAGGGCTACGCCATAGAGGACAACGGACTCGGCAACCTCTGGGTGGTGGTGCCCCGGGAGACCTTCAAGGAGGAGATGGCCCACTACAAGGCCCTGGGCTTCAACTACCTGGCGGACATCGTGGGCCTGGACTACCTGGAGTACCCGGACCCCCGCCCGGAGCGTTTTGCCGTGGTCTACGAGCTGGTTTCCTTACCTGGATGGCAGGATGGGGACGGAAGCCGGTTTTTCGCGCGGGTCTATGTGCCGGAAAAAGACCCCAGGCTTCCCACCGTCACCGACCTCTGGGGAAGCGCGGGCTTCCTGGAAAGGGAGGTCTACGACCTCTTTGGTATCGTCTTTGAGGGGCACCCGGACCTGCGCAAGATCCTGACCCCGGAGGACCTCGAGGGCCACCCCTTGCGCAAGGACTTCCCCCTAGGGGAAACCCCCACCCTCTTCCGCGGGGGGAGGTTTATCGTGCCCAGCGAGTTCCGGGCCGCCCTAACCGGCAAAAACCCCGGCCTCACCATGTACCGGGGGGGTAGCCGCAAAGGATACCGGGCCCTTTGGGCCGACCTCACCAAGGCCAAGGAGGCCAAATGA
- a CDS encoding NuoB/complex I 20 kDa subunit family protein: MALKDLFERDVQELEREGILFTTLEKLVAWGRSNSLWPATFGLACCAIEMMASTDARNDLARFGSEVFRASPRQADVMIVAGRLSKKMAPVMRRVWEQMPDPKWVISMGACASSGGMFNNYAIVQNVDSVVPVDVYVPGCPPRPEALIYAVMQLQKRVRGQAVNERGEKLPPVAAWKRTRG; this comes from the coding sequence GTGGCACTGAAGGACCTCTTTGAGCGGGATGTCCAGGAGCTGGAGCGGGAGGGCATCCTCTTCACCACCCTGGAAAAGCTGGTGGCCTGGGGCCGCTCCAACTCCCTCTGGCCAGCCACCTTTGGCCTGGCCTGCTGCGCCATTGAGATGATGGCCTCCACCGACGCCCGAAACGACCTGGCCCGCTTCGGGAGCGAGGTCTTCCGGGCGAGTCCCCGCCAGGCGGACGTGATGATCGTGGCGGGGCGGCTTTCCAAGAAGATGGCCCCCGTCATGCGGCGGGTCTGGGAACAGATGCCCGACCCCAAATGGGTGATCTCCATGGGAGCCTGCGCCAGCTCCGGGGGCATGTTCAACAACTACGCCATCGTGCAGAACGTGGACTCGGTGGTGCCGGTGGACGTGTACGTTCCCGGATGCCCCCCGCGCCCCGAGGCCCTCATCTACGCGGTGATGCAGCTACAAAAAAGGGTGCGGGGCCAGGCGGTGAACGAAAGGGGCGAGAAACTGCCCCCCGTGGCCGCCTGGAAGCGCACCAGGGGGTGA
- a CDS encoding NADH-quinone oxidoreductase subunit A, giving the protein MAPIAEYVNILIYLGVALFIGVAALVVGALLGPKKPGRAKLMPYESGNDPAGEVKRFPVHFYVVAMLFILFDVEVAFLWPYAVSAGGLGLYGFLGVSAFTLLLFVGFLYEWWKGVMRWH; this is encoded by the coding sequence TTGGCGCCAATAGCGGAGTATGTGAACATCCTGATCTATCTGGGGGTGGCCCTTTTCATCGGGGTGGCGGCCCTGGTGGTGGGGGCTCTCCTCGGTCCCAAGAAGCCGGGCCGGGCCAAGCTGATGCCCTACGAGTCAGGGAATGACCCCGCGGGGGAGGTCAAGCGCTTCCCCGTGCACTTCTATGTGGTGGCCATGCTCTTCATCCTCTTTGACGTGGAGGTGGCCTTCCTCTGGCCCTATGCGGTGAGCGCGGGAGGGCTCGGCCTTTATGGCTTTTTGGGCGTCTCAGCCTTCACCTTGCTCCTCTTCGTGGGCTTCCTCTACGAGTGGTGGAAGGGGGTGATGCGGTGGCACTGA
- the rsmA gene encoding 16S rRNA (adenine(1518)-N(6)/adenine(1519)-N(6))-dimethyltransferase RsmA, producing the protein MLKDLLSPKGVRELLQRHGLFADKRLGQNFLVSEAHLRRIVEAAKPFTGPVYEVGPGLGVLTRALAEAGAQVTAIEKDLRLRPLLEETLKGLPVALVFADALEFPWEGVPEGSLLVANLPYNIATPLITRLLQSGRFARLVFLVQKEVAERMVARPNTPAYGLLSLRVAYHAQAEKLFDLPPGAFFPPPKVQSSLVRLTPRKVPDDPQLFRLLEAAFAKRRKTLKNALSAAGYPKEKVEEALRSLGLPPEVRAEALDLGQFQRLREALYTGV; encoded by the coding sequence ATGCTTAAAGACTTGCTTTCCCCCAAAGGGGTGCGGGAGTTGCTGCAGCGCCATGGGCTTTTCGCCGACAAGCGCCTGGGGCAAAACTTCCTGGTCTCGGAGGCCCACCTAAGGCGCATCGTGGAGGCGGCCAAGCCTTTCACCGGGCCCGTCTACGAGGTGGGACCTGGCCTTGGCGTCCTCACCCGCGCCCTGGCGGAGGCTGGGGCCCAGGTCACGGCGATAGAAAAGGACCTGCGGCTAAGGCCCCTGCTGGAGGAAACCCTAAAGGGCCTGCCCGTGGCCTTGGTCTTCGCCGATGCCCTCGAGTTCCCCTGGGAAGGGGTACCGGAAGGAAGCCTCCTGGTGGCCAACCTCCCCTACAACATCGCCACCCCCCTCATCACCCGGCTCTTGCAAAGCGGGCGCTTCGCCCGCCTGGTCTTCCTGGTGCAAAAAGAGGTGGCCGAGCGCATGGTGGCCCGGCCCAACACCCCTGCCTATGGCCTCCTCTCCCTGCGGGTGGCCTACCATGCCCAGGCGGAAAAGCTTTTTGACCTCCCCCCAGGGGCCTTCTTCCCGCCCCCCAAGGTGCAAAGCAGCCTGGTCCGCCTCACGCCCCGAAAGGTGCCCGATGACCCCCAGCTCTTCCGGCTCCTGGAAGCCGCCTTCGCTAAACGGCGCAAAACCCTAAAAAACGCCCTTTCTGCCGCAGGCTACCCCAAGGAAAAGGTAGAGGAGGCCCTCAGGAGCCTGGGCCTACCCCCAGAGGTGCGGGCCGAGGCCTTAGACCTAGGCCAGTTTCAGCGGCTTAGAGAGGCTCTTTACACAGGGGTGTAG
- a CDS encoding metallophosphoesterase encodes MRIIAVGDLHADFPTLWRILKAEGLADPGLRPTQELASGRTHLVLLGDLVHPKTPRGYERLTGLSPFDPQDPNHLRLAAGAQIRELYRIKAFQEAAQGQVTILLGNHDEAAMKGEPILGNAHLKHLEFHPEHGGRPLPEALRTWILGFPREVVFHGVHFAHVGPVPWLQEYDGLFYAQSEPKTWWFRTPDYVERMGYRFGVYGHVPMKQGILLKERFALIDALDLGEYLELFPKEDPLRPRVKRLNHA; translated from the coding sequence ATGAGGATCATCGCCGTCGGGGACCTCCACGCCGACTTCCCCACCCTCTGGCGCATCCTGAAGGCGGAGGGGTTGGCCGACCCCGGCCTTAGGCCCACGCAGGAGCTGGCTTCGGGAAGGACCCACCTGGTCCTCCTGGGGGACCTGGTCCACCCCAAAACCCCCAGGGGTTACGAGCGCCTCACGGGGCTTAGCCCCTTTGACCCCCAAGACCCCAACCACCTCCGCCTGGCTGCGGGGGCCCAGATCCGGGAACTCTACCGGATCAAGGCCTTCCAGGAAGCCGCCCAGGGACAGGTGACCATCCTTCTGGGCAACCACGACGAGGCCGCGATGAAGGGGGAGCCCATCCTGGGAAACGCTCACCTTAAGCACCTGGAGTTCCATCCCGAACACGGAGGGCGCCCTCTCCCAGAAGCCTTGAGGACCTGGATATTGGGCTTTCCTCGGGAAGTGGTCTTCCACGGGGTGCACTTCGCCCACGTGGGTCCCGTGCCCTGGCTCCAGGAGTACGACGGGCTCTTCTACGCCCAAAGCGAACCCAAGACCTGGTGGTTCCGCACCCCGGACTACGTGGAGCGCATGGGCTACCGCTTTGGCGTGTACGGCCACGTGCCCATGAAGCAAGGCATCCTCCTAAAGGAACGCTTCGCCCTCATTGACGCCCTGGACCTGGGGGAGTACCTGGAGCTCTTTCCCAAAGAAGACCCCTTGCGCCCCCGGGTGAAACGCCTGAACCATGCTTAA
- a CDS encoding Rad52/Rad22 family DNA repair protein: MDEVWQRLSEPFPPGEVQWRIEALSRDKKRALVVPYVDARTVLDRLDRVVGPEGWQDAYEVLADAERTVKDERGERRERLVEVKCRLTVLGVTKEDVGEGDSLKAAFSDALKRAAVKFGVGRYLYRLEKQWVDYDPEKGRFTPPRLPEPLGEEAPPEEEKPEAYRLIDQLLERLKEKGLGKEAAKIVTKYGGYGKTPEETKRLYGELRALLKG; this comes from the coding sequence ATGGACGAAGTTTGGCAGAGACTCTCCGAACCCTTCCCCCCCGGCGAGGTGCAGTGGCGCATAGAAGCCCTCTCCCGGGACAAAAAGCGGGCCCTGGTGGTCCCCTACGTGGACGCCCGCACCGTCTTGGACCGCTTGGACCGGGTGGTGGGCCCCGAGGGCTGGCAGGATGCCTACGAGGTCCTGGCCGATGCCGAACGCACGGTCAAGGACGAGCGGGGGGAGCGGCGCGAACGCCTGGTGGAGGTGAAGTGCCGCCTTACGGTCCTGGGGGTAACCAAGGAGGACGTGGGGGAAGGGGATTCCTTAAAGGCGGCCTTCTCCGATGCCCTAAAGCGGGCGGCGGTGAAGTTCGGGGTGGGGCGGTATCTCTACCGCCTGGAAAAGCAGTGGGTGGACTACGACCCGGAAAAAGGACGCTTTACTCCGCCCAGGCTCCCCGAACCCCTAGGGGAAGAAGCCCCGCCGGAAGAGGAAAAACCCGAGGCCTACCGGCTCATTGACCAACTCCTGGAAAGGCTTAAGGAGAAGGGGCTGGGCAAGGAAGCCGCCAAGATCGTCACCAAATACGGGGGCTACGGCAAAACCCCCGAGGAAACCAAGCGCCTTTACGGGGAGCTCAGGGCCCTGCTTAAGGGATGA
- a CDS encoding tyrosine-type recombinase/integrase gives MTRKRPPGEGSIYQRRDGLWVGAVTIGYTPRGNPRRKVVYGRTRQEVARKLAELQVQRYRGLLSEPTQISVRDWAEDWLKRKAAEVRPRTLESYRYHLAKAIPSLRDPTAHDRFGRMRLQSVQPLHVRRHLDGLRLTPHAMKNIRWLLHAVFEDAVRMELIHRNPVAPVQVKGPARKSPGRTLQPEEARRLLAALDEHPSPLALALRLMLTCGLRRGEALGLRWEDVDLEEGVLHVRRAWAKVGGKGVISEPKTSSGYRSVPIPPTTLERLRAYRESVQGLSEEEVRRSWLFPGRDPSQPVHPDAPDHLLRRLLARLGLPQVRVHDLRHTYGSLLLAHGAPVELVAERMGHANPNITLGIYRHLLEEERRGWVLDIG, from the coding sequence ATGACCCGCAAGCGCCCCCCAGGAGAGGGCTCCATCTACCAGCGGCGGGACGGGCTCTGGGTCGGGGCCGTCACCATCGGCTACACCCCTCGCGGGAACCCCCGGCGGAAGGTGGTCTACGGCAGGACCCGCCAGGAAGTGGCCCGCAAGCTCGCCGAGCTCCAGGTCCAGCGCTACCGGGGGCTCCTCTCCGAGCCCACGCAAATCAGCGTGCGGGACTGGGCCGAGGACTGGCTCAAGCGCAAGGCGGCGGAGGTTCGCCCCCGCACCCTGGAGAGCTACCGCTACCACCTGGCGAAGGCCATACCCTCCCTCAGGGACCCCACGGCTCACGACCGCTTTGGGCGCATGCGGCTCCAGAGCGTCCAACCCCTCCACGTCCGGCGGCACCTGGACGGGCTCAGGCTCACCCCGCACGCCATGAAGAACATCCGCTGGCTCCTCCACGCCGTCTTTGAGGACGCCGTGCGGATGGAGCTCATCCACCGCAACCCCGTGGCCCCCGTGCAGGTGAAGGGGCCAGCCCGGAAGTCGCCTGGCCGCACCCTCCAGCCCGAGGAGGCCAGGAGGCTCCTCGCCGCGCTGGACGAGCACCCCTCCCCCCTCGCCCTCGCCCTCCGGCTCATGCTCACCTGCGGGCTCCGTCGGGGAGAAGCGCTCGGGCTCAGATGGGAGGACGTGGACCTCGAGGAGGGGGTGCTCCACGTGCGCCGGGCGTGGGCGAAGGTGGGCGGGAAGGGAGTCATATCCGAACCGAAGACTTCCTCTGGCTACCGCTCGGTCCCGATCCCCCCCACCACCCTGGAGCGCCTGAGGGCCTACCGGGAGAGCGTCCAGGGGCTCAGCGAGGAGGAGGTGCGGAGGAGCTGGCTCTTCCCGGGGCGGGACCCCTCCCAGCCCGTCCATCCGGACGCTCCCGACCACCTCCTTCGCAGGCTCCTCGCCCGGCTCGGGCTCCCCCAGGTGCGGGTCCACGACCTCCGCCACACCTACGGCTCCCTCCTCCTCGCCCACGGGGCTCCCGTGGAGCTGGTGGCCGAGCGCATGGGCCACGCAAACCCGAACATCACCCTGGGCATCTACCGCCACCTCCTGGAGGAGGAGCGGCGGGGATGGGTGCTGGACATCGGTTAG
- a CDS encoding S24 family peptidase: MAIRKRIRELGLSQPKVSRMVGRSASWLATQVLPDPENAIRYLWAKDPEAFNRLLRVLQWTPEEFSRETGIQLPGAEIPGSIPVVRYRIPVIDAGAGPPMWNEGAEYITLHIPELRGKREEELFAVRVKGDSMEPTLRDGDIVVFWTGGAPEPGRIVAVHVHWDGVIVKRLQRYNGSWYLYSDNPDHPPVPLTEHDRVLGVAATLVRKM; this comes from the coding sequence ATGGCTATTCGCAAGCGCATCCGCGAGCTGGGGCTATCACAGCCAAAGGTGAGCCGCATGGTAGGGCGTAGCGCTTCGTGGCTGGCGACCCAGGTCCTCCCTGACCCCGAGAACGCCATCCGCTATCTCTGGGCTAAGGACCCGGAGGCGTTCAACCGGCTTCTCCGGGTCCTCCAATGGACCCCCGAGGAGTTCTCCCGCGAAACCGGCATTCAGCTTCCTGGTGCGGAAATCCCCGGGTCCATCCCCGTGGTGCGGTATCGTATTCCTGTCATAGACGCCGGGGCTGGGCCGCCGATGTGGAACGAGGGCGCGGAATACATCACCCTCCACATCCCCGAGCTCAGGGGCAAGCGGGAGGAAGAGCTCTTCGCCGTGCGGGTCAAGGGAGACTCCATGGAGCCCACGCTTCGGGACGGGGACATCGTGGTCTTCTGGACGGGGGGAGCCCCGGAGCCCGGGCGCATCGTGGCGGTGCACGTGCACTGGGACGGGGTTATCGTCAAGCGCCTCCAGCGCTACAACGGCTCCTGGTACCTCTACTCCGACAACCCGGACCACCCTCCCGTTCCCCTAACCGAGCACGACCGCGTACTCGGGGTGGCGGCCACCCTGGTGCGGAAGATGTAG
- a CDS encoding helix-turn-helix transcriptional regulator, with protein MTATDLATLIRVKRAEKRWSQADLAAKAGVSRSLVAYVENGGRPSISTLKKLATALGISVSELSAVLLTEEVHHA; from the coding sequence ATGACGGCAACGGACCTGGCAACCCTGATTAGGGTCAAGCGAGCGGAGAAGCGCTGGAGCCAGGCGGATTTGGCAGCCAAGGCTGGCGTCTCCCGCTCGCTCGTTGCGTATGTGGAGAATGGCGGTCGCCCCAGCATCAGCACTCTAAAAAAGCTGGCGACTGCGTTGGGTATTTCTGTGTCCGAGCTGTCAGCAGTATTGCTGACAGAGGAGGTCCACCATGCCTAA
- a CDS encoding helix-turn-helix domain-containing protein produces MPNPTTTPQPLGHPVAYNIAQAARVLGIGERTLRYLIRAGQIRVARVGRRVLVPHSAIVEFLERGGVEQVLYGHVAVRKARVEALA; encoded by the coding sequence ATGCCTAACCCCACGACCACCCCTCAGCCCCTGGGCCACCCCGTGGCCTACAACATCGCCCAGGCGGCCAGAGTGCTGGGCATCGGGGAACGCACCCTCCGCTACCTCATCCGGGCGGGGCAGATCCGCGTGGCCCGGGTGGGGAGGAGGGTGCTGGTCCCTCACTCGGCCATCGTGGAGTTTTTAGAACGCGGTGGCGTTGAACAGGTCCTTTACGGCCACGTGGCCGTGAGGAAGGCCAGGGTGGAGGCCCTGGCCTAG